A genomic window from Brassica oleracea var. oleracea cultivar TO1000 chromosome C8, BOL, whole genome shotgun sequence includes:
- the LOC106311405 gene encoding uncharacterized protein LOC106311405: MVDVNVTHIYIYDVYFKLRYRVEMAIADDTAEGTFVWFDGVMTKLHNLRASEAVQMLAEDGVNPDDSRIPSFIADMEGKSYTFQLRVTAYNFTSNHKTFTIT; the protein is encoded by the exons ATGGTTGACGTGAAT GTGACCCATATATATATCTATGACGTATATTTCAAACTTCG CTATCGTGTTGAGATGGCTATTGCTGATGATACTGCTGAAGGAACATTTGTTTGGTTTGATGGTGTGATGACGAAACTACATAATCTCAGAGCAAGTGAGGCTGTTCAGATGCTG GCTGAAGATGGAGTGAACCCTGACGACTCTAGGATACCTTCGTTCATTGCAGATATGGAAGGAAAGTCATACACTTTCCAGTTGAGGGTCACTGCTTATAACTTCACCAGCAATCATAAGACGTTCACCATAACATGA